A single Carassius carassius chromosome 3, fCarCar2.1, whole genome shotgun sequence DNA region contains:
- the LOC132115184 gene encoding fibroblast growth factor 19-like, translating to MLLLLFVTVCGSSIGVESVPLPDSGPHLANDWGEAVRLRHLYAARHGLHLQINPDGEISGSYMQSSNSLVEIRPVDTGCVAIKGVASTRFLCMDRMGKLYGSHTYTKEDCSFLEHIMPDGYNIYISSKHGALVNLGGAKSNNGNAASQFLPMVNTLSQEPTNHLSGEQRFSVDPEQDHQLGLEIDSMDPFGKISQIVIQSPSFNKR from the exons ATGCTCCTCTTACTCTTTGTCACTGTTTGTGGAAGTAGTATCGGCGTGGAGAGCGTCCCGTTGCCTGACTCTGGTCCACATTTGGCAAATGACTGGGGAGAAGCAGTCCGGCTCCGACATCTGTATGCAGCCAGACACGGTCTACATCTGCAAATAAACCCAGACGGGGAAATAAGCGGATCGTACATGCAAAGTTCGAACA GTTTGGTTGAGATACGACCGGTGGATACAGGCTGTGTTGCCATTAAAGGTGTTGCAAGCACCAGATTCCTCTGCATGGACAGAATGGGAAAACTGTACGGATCG CACACTTACACAAAGGAGGACTGCTCTTTTTTGGAACACATCATGCCAGACGGCTACAACATCTACATCTCAAGCAAACACGGAGCCCTTGTGAATTTGGGTGGTGCAAAAAGTAACAACGGGAATGCTGCATCCCAGTTTCTGCCCATGGTCAACACACTTTCTCAGGAACCTACCAACCACCTTTCAGGGGAGCAGCGTTTTTCTGTTGACCCTGAACAGGACCATCAGTTGGGCCTTGAAATAGACAGCATGGACCCTTTTGGAAAGATCTCCCAAATTGTGATCCAGAGTCCCAGTTTCAACAAAAGATGA
- the lto1 gene encoding protein LTO1 homolog → MAFVSNSDDLFDSIIMADDRFHDEGYQEGFEEGTRQGTFEGRNHGLLHGAKLGAEVSFYYGFALAWKCLLQNNSDVKARKRLKAMESLIGVIQNFPYEDPQYEKLQEDMERVRAKFRQVCSLLNVATDFKEYVSGSTGMSF, encoded by the exons atggcTTTTGTGTCCAACAGTGATGATTTATTTGACTCCATTATCATGGCTGATGACAG GTTTCATGATGAAGGGTATCAGGAAGGCTTTGAGGAGGGCACTCGTCAGGGAACATTCGAGGGCAGGAACCACGGTCTGCTACACGGAGCTAAACTCGGCGCAGAG gtttctttttaTTATGGATTTGCCCTTGCATGGAAATGTCTCCTTCAAAACAATAGTGATGTTAAAGCAAG AAAAAGGCTGAAAGCTATGGAATCTTTGATTGGCGTGATCCAAAACTTCCCATATGAGGATCCTCAGTATGAGAAACTTCAAGAGGACATGGAAAGGGTGCGTGCCAAGTTTAGACAG GTGTGCTCTTTACTGAACGTGGCAACAGACTTTAAAGAATATGTAAGTGGATCAACGGGAATGTCCTTCTGA